From Bacillus sp. FSL K6-3431, the proteins below share one genomic window:
- the pstB gene encoding phosphate ABC transporter ATP-binding protein PstB, with amino-acid sequence METIDLSVHYGEKTAIHQVSLRFPEKNVTALIGPSGCGKSTYLRSLNRMNDEIEQCRTDGKIMYKQVDINSDAANVFEVRKQIGMVFQKPNPFAKSIFNNIAYGPSHHGVKNKQQLHDIVEESLQKAALWDEVKDQLHRSALALSGGQQQRLCIARALAMKPEVLLLDEPASALDPVSTGKIEELISELKEEFSIIIVTHNMQQAARISDYTAFFYMGNVVEYGKTEQIFTNPRKQQTEDYISGNFS; translated from the coding sequence GAAACAATCGATTTAAGTGTGCATTACGGTGAGAAAACAGCAATTCACCAAGTATCATTACGTTTTCCTGAAAAAAATGTAACGGCCTTAATCGGGCCATCTGGATGTGGGAAGTCTACGTATTTACGTAGCTTAAATCGGATGAATGATGAAATAGAACAATGTCGAACAGACGGAAAAATTATGTATAAACAAGTAGATATTAATAGTGATGCAGCAAATGTTTTTGAAGTGAGAAAACAAATAGGCATGGTGTTTCAAAAGCCAAATCCATTTGCAAAGTCGATTTTTAATAATATAGCATACGGACCGAGCCATCATGGAGTGAAAAATAAGCAACAACTGCATGACATCGTGGAAGAAAGCTTACAAAAAGCAGCATTATGGGATGAAGTAAAAGATCAGCTACATCGATCAGCATTAGCGTTATCTGGTGGTCAGCAGCAGCGTCTTTGTATTGCAAGAGCATTGGCAATGAAACCTGAAGTACTGCTTCTAGATGAACCTGCTTCTGCACTTGATCCTGTTTCAACGGGAAAAATCGAAGAGTTAATCAGTGAGTTAAAAGAAGAATTCTCGATTATTATTGTTACACATAATATGCAGCAAGCTGCGCGGATTTCCGATTACACTGCATTTTTCTATATGGGGAATGTCGTTGAATATGGAAAAACAGAACAAATTTTTACCAATCCACGTAAGCAACAAACGGAAGATTATATTTCAGGTAATTTTAGCTAA
- the pstB gene encoding phosphate ABC transporter ATP-binding protein PstB, which translates to MLNEKNKVAEKFAIRSEQLHFYYGKKHALIDINLNIKPNRATALIGPSGCGKSTFLRTLNRMNDLIANTRTEGKIMIGDWNVNDPNMDAVELRKRVGMVFQQANPFPMSIYDNIAYGPRIHGRKSKSELDELVESSLRSAALWDEVKDTLGKSALGLSGGQQQRLVLARVLAVKPEIILMDEPTSALDPISTLKLEQLILDLKKQYTIIVVTHNMQQAARISDETAFFLNGEVVEFSDTNQIFTNPTNKQTEDYITGRFG; encoded by the coding sequence ATGCTTAATGAAAAAAACAAAGTCGCTGAAAAATTCGCCATTCGATCAGAACAATTGCATTTTTATTATGGAAAAAAGCATGCATTAATAGATATTAATTTGAATATTAAACCAAACAGGGCAACAGCTCTAATTGGTCCTTCCGGCTGTGGTAAATCTACTTTTCTGAGAACATTAAACAGAATGAATGATTTGATCGCTAACACGAGAACAGAAGGTAAAATTATGATAGGCGACTGGAATGTAAACGATCCGAATATGGATGCTGTAGAGTTGCGGAAACGAGTTGGCATGGTATTTCAACAAGCGAATCCATTCCCAATGTCAATCTATGACAATATCGCTTATGGTCCTCGTATCCATGGACGGAAAAGCAAAAGTGAATTGGATGAATTAGTTGAATCAAGCCTACGTTCAGCAGCGCTTTGGGATGAGGTAAAGGATACTTTGGGTAAATCTGCGTTGGGTTTATCTGGTGGTCAACAGCAACGTCTGGTTTTAGCAAGAGTCCTCGCTGTCAAGCCAGAGATTATATTAATGGATGAGCCTACATCTGCTTTAGATCCGATTTCAACATTGAAGTTGGAACAATTAATTTTAGACTTGAAAAAGCAATATACGATCATTGTTGTCACTCATAATATGCAGCAGGCTGCTAGAATTTCAGACGAGACTGCTTTCTTTTTAAACGGTGAAGTGGTCGAGTTTTCCGATACAAACCAGATTTTCACAAATCCTACTAATAAGCAAACAGAAGATTATATAACTGGAAGATTTGGTTGA